cataaattaattaatattagttGATAGTCAACCTAATATTATCTGGGTAACTATAGTTTTATGGTTTATAAATACATCattaaatacattttgaacaattgtttaaattagaattcaattttgaatttgctTCCAAACTCATATATGAAATACAACTATGTTTCTATTGAATctcttgttttcaaatttagctTTCAAATTCCCTATCAACCATGCCCTTAATTAATGTCTGGATGTTTTTTTGTGATTAATATAGTTCCTTGTTTCTTATTaaagaaatgtttgaatttagcttacttgaatttttcttagaagattcttttttttttttttttggttttttccaGGAAAATCATGATGATGGTGCTCAAGTGATGACAAATGATGATGTTTTGGGTGATGAGATACCTGAAGACCAAGAACGTGGTTTGAAACAATTTTGCTATCAAATGCTTAAATTGAATCCTGGAGTATGTTCTcttagcctttttttttttgtttttcccctcccctttttcatcatcttcttctatgCCGGCACTTTATACCAGACTATGGCCAAGATAATCATTGCTTCTCTTCCTTCATTGAATCTATGGCGCTTCTTCCATCTAATATTCGGATAAGACTGCTGTGGATTTTTACATGGGGGGCTGTTTTTTTCTGCTCCTTAATGGACAATCTTGCAATTTTCACTCAAACCATCTAATTACAAAGcttcattaaaaattatagggaaatgttttatttttatttttataaccattctttattagttttagaaaggttaaattacaagtttagtcCATGAAGTTTCAAAAGTTAATAGGTCTCTAAAAATTTAGTGTCTAATGCCTCcttaacaaattgaaaaattgaaaaattaatagatatttgatattaatttgaatttgtctAATGGAGtcctaaacttttaattttttgtttgatagatttgttaatttcaaaaaatttggAAGCTCAAGagcaaatttataattttgaaggttCAGGCATCAAATAGACACAAGCCTCAAAGTTCTAggactaaatttgtaatttatgctataaaattatcttttgtttGGATTGTTGGTCATTGATATTCTTTGCTGCAACTAATGTTTAGAAATCATATGTTTACCAACGCTTGTAATGATCCAAAAAGGAGAGGGCAGCCCTTGCTCCCTAATCGGTTTGGTGGGTTTTCTGCTTTGGGGTAATTGAGTCTTCTTTACAGGCCCTCCAAAAAGGagcaatataaaaaagaagaccTCTAGCAAGGCTTTAAGCTCTTTTACCTCCGATAGTGGTTTGAATATGGAGATACTGAATTCTTTTAATCTCCATTTTCCTACTAGTGGAAGTGCCAGGAAATTGGTTTCCGTGTTGCCTATCGAGGATTTACATCCCCCCTCCCCCTCCTGCTGACAAATTCTAGACAAATCTTTGGTCAGAGTATGGAATTGAGTCTTGCAATTATTTCCTCCAGTGCCACACACACTAGGCTAAAAGATGTTCATTTCATCACTGAAGGAAAGAGTGCTAATCCGAAACTTCATCCCTACTATCATACCTCAGAATTTCTGCAGCTAATGCTTAGTGGATAAGGGGGACAGAGCGCAGGAAAAGAGAGTAAaacttatttctattttatctGAAACAACCATTTCCTTATTACCATTTAAACAATATGGATACCCTTGCTCTATCAAACCCATCCTTCGGGTTTGTTCAGTTTGAACCTATTACTGAGGGCAACATGCATGACTCATGTGTTTAtgcaacaatattttataaaaaattgtaattggAATGTATCTACAAGATATATTACGTAATTGAAGCACTTGCATGTTTAGATTGCTAATGCACAGCCCATATTTCGTGATTGCActttattcaatatttaactattttattttacaggCAAGAGCAAATTTGCAATTTCCAGGGTCGCATCCAGTGTCTCTGAACAGGTCTTGTTTCGTCTAGTTGCTTAACTCACCAAAGATTTTGTTATGTTATTATAATCTGCATCTTCTATTGTAATTCAAGAGTTCTaactattataataaattttagcaTTTTGTGCTTTGAAATGTTAGTTTAGTAGTAGAGGATCAATTTAATCTTTTCTCAACATGTTGAACACAGAACTTTTAGAGCTATTTTAGAGATTTAGAAGcattctcttttgttttttaaaagctGCCACCcccctctttcttttcttgcatataaatcttgaaaattaaCCCCCTTTTCTCGCCTCACACTCGGTTTCTTTTGGTGATACTAATGCTTCTTATCCTGAAAAACTTATTTggttttctatttaaatttagcAATCATTTGTACACTGCcattaattatatgtttttatttggttttctatttaaatttagcCTCATGATATTGagttctattttattttatggtttGCAGAGACAATCTTCAACTGCTAAGGCAACGCTATTATTATGCCACATGGAAAGCTGATGGAACAAGATATATGATGCTAATCACCATGGATGGATGCTACTTGATTGACAGgggttttaaatttagaagagTCCAAATGAGATTTCCGTACAGAAATGCAAATGATGTACGTTAGCCTGATCCTTCACTGgagatctctctctctctcttttgtttaattgtgTCTGCATTCAATCTGATATACTCTACTCATTTTGGTTTCAAGGGCCAAGTTGAGAAGATTCACCACTATACACTACTTGATGGAGAAATGATAATTGATACTATGCCAGACTCACAGAAGCAAGAGAGAAGATATCTGATATATGATATGATGGCGACTAATTATGTTTCGGTCATTGAGgtttgatttatatatttgttaatgatGAAAGTGCTTCTCATGGATGAAATTGTGCATGTgcgtgttttttttaaaagggaGGGAACCTTGTGTTCTTTATGTAgtttttaaccaaaaaatgTTGCTTGAATTCATATGTGTATAtctgtgtatatatgtgtgtcaGTGTGTGTGTATACACACATACATCTATACTTTGGGTTTTTGCCACCTCTATTTGATTGCACGACTTACAAGACTAATGTGATTACAAACTTAACCATGGCTTCTGATGCTTGATTCTGCTGTTCAAATCTAGCTAAATAATCAGTTTGGAAACCTTAGCTCCTTTGGGCGCTACTGATGATGTTTTCTTGTGATTGTTCTTTGTTGTCCTTTCACACCAATAAGATAGTTACTTCTCTGAAGAAATGCGTTAGGAATCAAGGTAGTATGGGCTGCCTTTGTCTCTGAGTTGGTTAGAATGGGATGACGATATGATACTTAAGTGGCGTGGCTTCTTCTTTGTAGCTAGCTTTTGGGGTGTGGTTCTTTAAGGTGCTTAAGTTTCTAACAAAATGTCCTGTTATAAATTTATGATCTGATTAGTGCTAGGAATTGAGCATTGGGAATTAGTTTGCTACATAAGCTTTCATCAAGTTGAAAAGGTGTTTTCGcccataatttaaaatctttgaATTCCATGTTCAGTGGTAGGCTGATCATTTCCTTCCTTTACTATTCTGACCTTACTTAATGTGTCATACTCTTATCTATATCTCTTAATTCATGTACGCAACTATGCACCTATTTCTACCATTCAAGATGCACCTGGTAATATGTACTTAAGAAATGGTCAacgatatttaaaatttttggtttGTATGGTCAATGGCCGACTTTATAAAACTTCCATCTTGACTGTTTAAGTTTAGGGTTTTCTCCCTCCCCCTCCTCTACTGTCCAACAAATTGTGCATATATATGTCTTAGTGATAagttgttattttctttttatagctCTAATAGCTTGCCACTGTTGTAGCGCCCTTTCTATGAACGGTGGAAGATGCTTGAAAAAGAAGTGATTGAACCTCGCAATTTTGAGCGCCAGAATATTTATCAAAGCAGAAACCCGCATTATAGATATGACCTAGAGCCATTCAGGGTTTGTATCCATACTTTTCTAGTTATTCCTTTCTTCCGGAAGTGGCTATttgttcaaaataaataaataataaatattcattagGTGAGGAGAAAAGATTTTTGGTTGCTCTCTACAGTTACCAAACTTTTGAAGGAGTTCATACCGAGGCTTTCTCATGATGCCGATGGTCTAATATTTCAGGTAAGTTggatttttggtattttaaaatattaattgatgaCTTTTCCAATTTTGGTAAGATTCTAACCGTCTTTTATTCCAGGaaacttgttttcttcttgCAAAGTaatcaatttcattaaatagctcaaagaaattgaaaattgtctCAAATATAGAGTTGTGGTATAATCCATAAGGAAATATGATGCTCATATTATTGCTCAAATTTTAAGAGCATGTAATCCCTTATAAGTTTGTAACACCTCTAATTAATAACATTGcttctttcatttattctcAATGAAAGTCGTTTTCatcaaaaagaataaatatggCATTTTTTACACTCTCGTCTTTTGTTTGGGGTGAGACTATGGACAGTCCATTTGTACCCTTAAACATTTCAAGCTGACTATTAAAATCTCAAGCattttatatgtaaattaattttgaccCTGGTTAGTGATTCATAACTGTTTATACTGGATgtctatttaaaattaactcaTCATTACCTAAATATCtctattcttctttcaaaattctatCAAAGTAGCACAAAAAATTATCAcgtagttattttttaataacaaaattgaggtaggagagaatgaaaaatggcCATATTATAATGGGATTTGCTACTATCGAGCAATCatttttatctaatatttgtttatctCTATATTTGAATAGGTCTTAGGCATGTGAGTTGTTcattaacaattttgaaacaaaaaataaaaatggctGGTCTAAATTGATTCACCAATGAAACTCTCGGGTTTTAATTGTTACTATTATTAGTGCAGAGTTTATGAGTTAACTTGGGAAGTTTGGGgttataaatttatgttttcccTACTTTTTATTTGGAAATTTGTTACTATCATTGTgattaaatgatttttcacttttcttttctagggGTGGGATGATGCTTATGTTCCTCGAACACATGAGGGTCTTTTGAAGTGGAAATATCCAGAAATGAACTCAGTCGACTTCTTGTTTGAGGTTGTAAGTTATTTCTTGAGcgttgaatttaattgttgcTGCTGTAGTTGACACTGAAGTAACTTGAAGTTATTTGTCTCGGCAGTTGGGTGAAGATGATTCTCAGgttcttattttgtttgaacGAGGAAAGAGGAAAACCATGGAAGGAAATAGGGTTAAGTTCAAAGGTTGACGCAAATAGTTTCTGCCTCTTACTTTGTATACTCGAGTTCTCTTTgcattattatcatttaattcattttaatgaTCTTTATGGTTATTTGCAACTTAAATGAACAAATGAACACTTGGCCACCCATTGGTCAGAACTGCAATTCTTTTGTGAATCATCTGGATTGTCAAAGACTTGGGGGATGGTGGAAAATTATTTCCAAGGTTCATCcgtttctgtttttaaaattgaagtgtttttatttttttaatattaaaaaggaaaaactgaAGAGAATTTATTGAGAAGTTTATAAGTGAGAGGAATGTCTGACCTGCCCTCTAAGTTGAACCTACTGGACTAGATCATGAAGCAAATTCTTTCATTAACTCGAGAACCTTTCTGCTGACACCATATGTTGGCTCAGTGTTGCTACACAATCTAATCACTATAGAACTTCTTCTCTCCCATTCTTCCTTAAACTACAAGTCTGACGCTCTGTTGGATTCTGCTAATAAAATCATGAACCCACACTTGTActcatttattgttttatagaTAGGACCAGGGTTGTGTAGCTGAATCTTGGCTAGTCGAGTGCTTTGATCATCACAAGCTCTTGCATATGTTGGCTATTTCTGGCTAGCAAGCTATCTATCTTTCTCAAGcttttataatatatgacTAGATTCCCAGATAACTGGGAGGTCATTGGTTTAAAATCCTTGGATTTGTTGAATGAGATTCTATTTTTGAAGGAAATAGTGGAAGATTGAATAATAGTCTCAAGTCCAAATCGGCTGGCCTTTTTTTTGAGACACGAGTACATCGATGTGTCACATGTTTCATTCACGTCTTTGATGGACTGGGGATGAACAGTCAATAGATATACTTCTTCagtgtatattattttaagtcttattttgaaatttttgcaGATGGCGATCCCTCCTTTTATTCAGGAAAGATCGTTGAGTGCTCTTGGGATTCTGATGAGCAAGTATGGGTCTGCATGCGTATTCGGACAGACAAAACAACTCCAAATGATTTCAATACTTATAAGAAGGTTCCACTGCTGCCAATTTGATATAAAGTTTTGTTGATAGTTTAAAACCTGCATCAACTGATATTTCTTGATATTGGAAACAGGTAATGCGGAGCATTAGAGACAATATCACGGAGGAGGATTTGTTGAAAGAGATTCATGAGATCATACGCTTACCCATGTATGCAGATAGGATAAGGAATGATAGTAAAGCGGCTCAACATACGAATTCAACACGACGGAGGTGATAGCTAGAAGATGGTGCACAGATACAGAAATTAGGCAGTATTAGTCTGTAATGTTCGGATGAGATGCTCAAAAAGGGTTCCTATATGTGTCTTGCTTGTTCCATCTCTGTTGCCAGCTAAATTTATGATGTCTCCTTGGTAGAAGTTgtgcatatatattatttaaaaggtGACCAAGATGTCCGCCATTAGCTTCTCCTTTGTGTTATCCTTTAGTGTGTGCAAAGCCTGGTGAGTTGTATGATCCAGTCATTGCACTTGATAGATGTCTTCAATTAGGGCTTTGAAAATCCATTTCTTCTAGTTTTCCAGGTGAAGAGATGTAGGATTAGGATCCATCATGtatattagtattatttttactttcgTTATTTAGCAATTGCTAAGCAGCAAATTGAAAGGCAGTCATTTTAAGTAAATCTGAGCCAAGTTTTTATAGCAAGGTTTTACATTTTACTGTTGTGAATAGCCTTTTACTTAATGAACATgtctcttcctctctttctgTTTTGCCCTCTGGTTTCccttttactatattttcatattttgaactGGTTCTTGAGCTGAGAAATAAGAACACGATCTGTTATCTCAGTTTCAATTCCTGAATATTGTTCAACGGTTTGTTTGCCATTTCTTTGCAGAAAATAAGTCAGAAAATGGGGTTCATTATGAATGGAGCTCCATTCAACATGTTCCAAGTTTTTATTATGTCCAAATAATGGAAGACGacaattttattcattttcttggattttgctatcaaaatggaaaaatgcaAGTTCCAATCACATGCTTCATATCGTTCATTTTTGTACAAAACAAGCAttgtttttttgctttctCATCTTCACGGTTGTTTACTATGAAAATCAGTCATCGGCTTGTAACAAGAGAGCATTTTAGTTCTCGAGAATGGAGATGCAAGTTTTGGTCACATGACTTGGTTGGATGAGAAATGAgttcactatatatatatatatattctggTTCATTTGGTAAAATCTAGGTGGTTTAAGGTATCTTCATGCTTCCTTGCCAATCCAAACTACAATTTATCATGTGATAAAAGATTTCCCTTcgttccttttcttttccgttcaaaatatattagatagtTGCAAGGAAATGCATACATATCAAATACCCTTGTAACTAATTTAACATCTGCCATTACTttgaatattataatattatgttgAGTAGGCggtataataatattttttttttctttagttgaaATATTGAGCTTTTTTTATGCtttgtaaaaaaatgtgtgCGTGCACTCAAACATTGATAATTAGTATTAAGTCAATTAACATTTGCCTTTGGAATTCTTTTGAATAGATGAGTTGGTGGAAATGGTTAAAACCTAAGATTGTTCAGACTCCCctaaataaaagtttcaaatcacTAATAACAAGGAAAAATCTTAGACTTTATAACTCACTTGAGGAAGGTGCTGAATAGCTAAAGGTTATGATTGTGCTAATAGACAGTAACACACCAAAAACCTTGTTTAACTTTACGgcttaaacaattaattacattaaaatgacaaatttgattGAGTGATTTTGTGTGGACACACTCCTCAAAAGAGCATGTTCCTTTACACAACCGGATTAAAAGGGCAATCAAAGAATGAATGATCGTTAATCTCTACTAGTGCACATGACACATCATTGTGAATACGAGTACTACATGATGCTACAATCATGGATGTGCAATCGATTTTAAATCTCA
This is a stretch of genomic DNA from Cucumis sativus cultivar 9930 chromosome 4, Cucumber_9930_V3, whole genome shotgun sequence. It encodes these proteins:
- the LOC101209960 gene encoding mRNA-capping enzyme isoform X1; protein product: MIVSMDLNASPVPEDDEETFERHEEVYIAPEEHIVTGVSIARREREERKRRLKRDRSLERPVHEYQQPARDQFYPSKNQKSDRNRLPPGWLDCPAFGQEICWMIPSKVPLGESFNDCIAPGKRYSFKQVIHQQRVWGRKLGLVIDLTNSYRYYTTSDLNKEGIKYVKIPCKGRDSVPDNKSVNTFVYEVIQFISRQKQQSKKYILVHCTHGHNRTGYMIINYLVRALSISVTQALKMFSDARPPGIYKPDYVDALYTFYHERKPDAVVCPSTPEWKRSSDLDLNGEAVPDDDDDGGPAALLNENHDDGAQVMTNDDVLGDEIPEDQERGLKQFCYQMLKLNPGARANLQFPGSHPVSLNRDNLQLLRQRYYYATWKADGTRYMMLITMDGCYLIDRGFKFRRVQMRFPYRNANDGQVEKIHHYTLLDGEMIIDTMPDSQKQERRYLIYDMMATNYVSVIERPFYERWKMLEKEVIEPRNFERQNIYQSRNPHYRYDLEPFRVRRKDFWLLSTVTKLLKEFIPRLSHDADGLIFQGWDDAYVPRTHEGLLKWKYPEMNSVDFLFELGEDDSQVLILFERGKRKTMEGNRVKFKDGDPSFYSGKIVECSWDSDEQVWVCMRIRTDKTTPNDFNTYKKVMRSIRDNITEEDLLKEIHEIIRLPMYADRIRNDSKAAQHTNSTRRR